In the Telopea speciosissima isolate NSW1024214 ecotype Mountain lineage chromosome 2, Tspe_v1, whole genome shotgun sequence genome, one interval contains:
- the LOC122651708 gene encoding photosystem I reaction center subunit V, chloroplastic, which translates to MASTTLFSTLAPSSSVQKHHHHAQAHLTSVPSHQCFQGLRPMKPTDAAQLISSSSASISGRKNSKSNSKSYKRGICRAELNPSLVISLSTGLSLFLGRFVFFNFQRENVAKQGLPEQNGMTHFEAGDTRAKEYVSLLKSNDPVGFNIVDVLSWGSIGHIVAYYILATSSNGYDPKFFD; encoded by the coding sequence ATGGCGTCCACCACTTTGTTCTCCACCTTGGCGCCATCGTCCTCCGTGCAGAAACACCACCACCATGCCCAAGCACATCTCACTTCTGTCCCATCTCATCAATGTTTCCAGGGGCTGAGACCCATGAAGCCCACAGATGCGGCTCAGCTGATTTCATCATCCTCGGCCAGCATCAGCGGCCGTAAGAATTCAAAATCGAACTCGAAATCGTACAAGAGAGGGATTTGCAGAGCTGAGCTGAATCCTTCGTTGGTGATAAGCTTGAGCACAGGGTTGTCGCTGTTCCTTGGGAGGTTCGTGTTCTTCAATTTCCAGAGAGAGAACGTGGCGAAACAAGGGCTTCCAGAACAGAACGGAATGACCCATTTCGAAGCAGGGGACACCAGAGCCAAGGAGTACGTTAGCCTTCTCAAATCCAATGATCCCGTTGGCTTCAACATAGTCGACGTTCTCTCCTGGGGATCCATCGGCCACATCGTCGCCTACTACATCCTCGCTACTTCCAGCAATGGATATGACCCCAAGTTCTTCGATTGA